GGACTGTCACCGTGCCGTCCGCGTTCTGGTAGTTCTCGATGATGGCTGCCATGGTGCGGCCCACGGCCAGGCCGGAGCCGTTCAGGGTGTGCACGAAGCGCGTCCCCTTGAACTCGGAGGGGTCCCGGTAGCGGATGTTGGCGCGCCGCGCCTGGAAGTCCCAGCAGTTGGAGCAGGAGGAGATCTCCTTGTAGGCGTTGTAGCTGGGCAGCCACACCTCGAGGTCGTAGCACTTGCGCGCCGAGAAGCCGATGTCCCCGGTGCAGAGCGTGACCACGTGATAAGGAAGGCCCAGCGCCTGGAGCACGAGCTCGGCCTCGGACACCATGCTCTCGAGCTGGTCCATGGAATCCTCGGGGCGTGAGAACTTGACCATCTCGACCTTGTCGAACTCGTGCACGCGGATGATGCCGCGCGTGTCGCGGCCCGCCGAGCCCGCCTCCTCGCGGAAGCACGGCGTGAAGGCGGTATACCACAGCGGGAGCTGAGCTCCGTCGAGAACCTCGTCGCGGTGGATGTTGGTCAGCATGACCTCGGCCGTGGGAATGAGATAGAGGTCGGGGTTCACGTGATAGAGGTCCTCCTCGAACTTGGGCAGCTGCCCCGTGCCAAAGAGGGTGTCGTGGTTGGTGATGACGGGGGGCCACCACTCCTTGAAGCCGGCCTTGGTGTGCAAATCGATCATGAAGTTGATAAGGGCGCGCTCCATGCGAGCGCCCAGGCCGCCCAAGAGGTAGAAGCGCGTGCCCGCGAGCTTGACGCCGCGGTCGAAGTCAATGATGCCCAGCTCGGGGCCAAGGTCCCAGTGCGCCTGAGGCTCGAATTCGAACTCACGCGGCGTACCCCAGCGGCGGGCCTCGGGATTGTCGGAGTCGTCCTTGCCGTAGGGCACGTTCGGGTCGGGGATGTTGGGAATGCGACTGACCAGGTCAAAGAGATCCGCCTCGACCTCGCCGCGGCGGGCGTCGAGCTCGGCGATGCGATCCTTGTTGGCCGCGACCCGCGCCTTGGCGGCCTCGGCCTCGTCCTTCTTGCCCTCGCGCATGAGCCCGCCGATCTTCTTGGACGTGGCGTTGCGCTCGGCCTGGAGGCCCTCGACCTCGGAGATGACGTGACGACGCTCTTCATCGAGCTCAAAGAACCGCTCGCGATCCCAGTGCGCGTTCTGGCGAGACGCGCACGAATGGTCCACGAGATCAGGGTTCTCACGGACGAACTTGATGTCGAGCATGGTGGCTCTCCGTTCCTGCCTGTTTGCTGCCTTGCGGTCGCAAGGCATCCCGAGTATATACTTGTGTTCATAAAACGCGACGCGCTCGGGAGGCGGCATGCAGGCGATCGGGAACTTATTCACGTGGCTCTTCAACGACAGGAACGGCGTCATCGCCTTGGTTCTGGGAGGCATCGTCTTGTGCCTCGTCATCTCAATCGTCATGGAGCGCAAGACCAAGCGTCAGTACTTCAACCACGAGAAGGGCGAGGACGACTGGGACCTCTTTGGCGATGACGAGGACGAAGGCGAGGAGCAATAGTCCTTCGTCGCCGCGCCCCTCACATCCTATGCGCACAAAAAGCCCCCGACCAAGGCCGGGGGCTCCTTCTTTACTGGTGCGGGCGAAAGGACTTGAACCTTCATGAGATTGCTCTCATACGGACCTGAACCGTACGCGTCTGCCAATTCCGCCACGCCCGCGTGCTGCGTAAGTTTAGCGCATCAACCGCAGCGTGCCAAGGAGTTTTTCTGGCAGCCGCCTCGTCATGAGCCTCGCGGAGGGAGTCTACTTTTCCGACCATACCCGAACGCGTGTTTAAGGTCCAAAATCGCCCCAAACGAGGCGTTCGGGCATGGTCGGCACGTGCGCGCCAGCCGTGCGCAGCGCGTAGAGGGGCACGCCCAATGGCATGCGGGGTAGAATGGCCCCACAAACACACGGCAGCACGCAGCTCAAAAGACGAGGAGAAGCCGTGAGTGACACGCCGACCATCGTACGTCCCGGCGCGGCCCCCAAGCCAGGCGACACCCCTCCCGACGAGGTTCTTCTGGGAAGGTATCGCGTTTTGGCACGACGGGGCACCGGCGGGTTTGGCACCGTCTGCACCTGCTGGGACACGCGCCTGCAACGGCGCGTGGCCATCAAGCGCATGCCGCTGCTTTCCCAAAACGGCACAACCACGGCCGAGGAGGCCCTAGCAGAGGCGCGCACCGCCTGCATGCTCGCCCACCCCAACATCGTGACCGTCTTTGACTTCGAGACCGATGGCTCCTATGCCTACCTGGTCATGGAGTACGTCGACGGGCTCAACCTCGCCGAGCTTCTCGCGCGCGTGGAGGGGGGCCGCCTCACGTACGAGGAGTGCGCCCACATGCTCCAGTCCGTCACACGCGCCCTCTCGTTTGCCCACGAGAACCGCGTGCTGCACCTGGACATCAAGCCCACCAACATCATGATCGACCGCCAGGGCGTCGTGAAGCTCGCCGACTTTGGCATGGCCGCGCTCGCCTCGGCCGCAGGCTACGGCGGGGCGCGCGGGGGCACCGTGGGCTACATGCCACCCGAGCAGATCGAGGGGCTTCTCGTGGACGAGCGCGCCGACGTCTTCTCGCTCGCGGTTGTGGTATGGCAGTCCCTCACGGGCTCCGACCCCTTCCTTGCGCCCAGTGCCGCCGCCTCGCGCGACAAGATTCAGAAGGGCCCCACGCGCGCGCTCTCCAAGGACTGCCCCGAGCTCGCGGGCGAACCCGAGCGGGTCCTGCTCAGCGCGTTGGCCCCCGTGACCTCCGAGCGCACGACCTCGGTGCGGCAGCTCGCGGGCGAACTCCTTGCCTTCCTGGGCCCCACAGAGAACGGAGCCGCCTCGCTCTCCTCTCTCGTCGAGCAGTCCGAGCAGGACGAGCCTGCCGAGAGAACCTCCTGGGAGGTGCGCCACCTCCCGCTGAACGTGCGCTACCCCTGGCTCGCGAGCGCGCTCGTCCGAGCGCTCACCGCCCTTCTGGTGCTGCTGGCTGCGCACCCCCTGCTCTCCGCACTGGCGGGTGAGAGCCCGCAGGCCATGGTCGTGGCCCTTCTCGTCATCTGCGGCGCCTCGGCTCTCTGGCCTCCTTTGGGCTCGGCCCTCGTGGGGGCGCTGCTCTGCGGAGCGCTCCTCATGACCACCCCAACCGTAGCGTCATTTCTCCTGGCAGCGCTGAGCGCGCTCGGGCTCGGGGGCTGGTGGGTCTTCGCGGGACGCCGCGAGCACCTAGCCTCGGCGGCAGTCCTTCTGCCGTGCTGCCTCGCCTCGCCGCTGACGGGAGCCGGCCTCGCAGGCTTTGCCCTCGACCCCGCCCCCGCCGCGCTCACCGGGGTGGTGGGCTACCTCATGGGCAGCCTCTTTCACCTCACGTCCGCAGCGGATTTCGCGGCCTCTCCCACCGTGGCGGCACTGCTGGTCTCCTGGGGGCGACCCTCGTTTTGGCTCATGGCCGCCGGTGCCGCCGCGTGTGCGGCCGTGTCCTCGGCGGTGGCTTTGCGAGGGAGCATGGCCGCTGGTGTGACGGGGCAGTCCCTTGGCCTTATGTGCATCATCCTTTTTGAGGTTCTCGCAGCTAGAATGGAGAATAGCGGTATATGGATGCCTCCCGATGGGGAGTCTGTGGCCCTTGCGGTAATCTTGTTCGTGTTTTTGTGCATCGCGACGGTCCTAAGAGGTCCGCTCTTTGAGGAGCGGGAAGGCGAGGATATCAATGAGTTTCCTCAGTGATTTCGAGGGGCGTATCGGCTCCGTGTTCGGGGCTGCCCCCCAGGGCTACACCGAGCCCTTCTCCTTCAAGAAGCTTGCCAAGCGGGCCGCACGCGAGATGGAAAACGAGACGTACGAGATCGACGGCGTCGACACCGCGCCCGCGCTCTACACCGTGCTGGTCTCCTCGTCTGACGACGCGCTCATGCGCCCCCTCTACGAGCAGATCACCTACGAGATATCCACGCTCATGACTGCGCAGGCGCAGAAGAAGAACTACGCCTTCGTGGGCAACCCCCTCGTGCGCTTCATGGTCGATCCCTCCCTCAAGTCGGGAAAGTTCGCCGTCTTCGCCGAGAACGTCGACTCCCGCACGCTCACGCGCCTGCGGGAGGAGGAGCGCGCCTTCTTGGGCGGCAACTCGAGCGTCGGGGGCGCTGCGGCGCAGATTCAGCGTCGAGGCCCTCAGCCTCAGGCATCGCGCCCCGCGCGCCACGAGGAAGCCCCGCTCTCGACGCCGCTCGTGACACCGGCCTCCGTGCCCTTCTCGGACACCGACGCTGGGCTCGGCGTCGTTCCGGGAGACTTTGACGAGCCCCTCCCCGTGGCCTCCGCCTCCGCGTCCACCCCCATGCCCGTCGCCGTGGCAAATGCGCCCGTTGTCGCCGAGGGGGCACGACCCATGTCCATTCCCGTTCCTCAGACGCAGCGCCGCAACGTGCCCCTCGTGGACCCGCATCACGCCGCCGCGCAGACCAGCACCGAGAGCCCCGCCGCCTATGCGGCCCCTGTCGTCGAGACCTCCGGGCACGGCGTCGCCGACGTCCGCGCCCGCGCGAGCGCGTCGGCCCCCCGGGCCACCTGCCTTCTCATCGACCGGCAGACTGGGCGCACCTTCACGGGCACGGCCCCGTCCGCCGTCATCGGGCGCGAGCGCTCGCAGGCGCAGATCGTCCTGCGCGACCCCAATGTCTCGCGCCGCCACGCCGAGCTCTCCTTCGACGGGCGCGACTGGCACGTCACCGATCTCAACTCGACCAACGGAACGCTGGTCAACGATGTCGACGTGACTGACTGCGTCCTGCGCGACGGCGACCTGCTCACCGTGGGCCTCGTGAACCTTGAGTTCAGGGAGAACCTGCAATGATCGACCTCGTCCTCTTCCTGGGGCGCGTCCTGCTCGTCGTCGTCCTCTATGTCTTCCTGTTCGCGGTCATGCGCACGGGCGTGGGCCTCGTGCGCGGCCAGCGCCGCGACACGGCCATCTGGGCGGTTGACGTCGAGAAGGGCACGCGCTTGCTGCGCGGCCTGCACGTGGACATCCTGGGGCCGGTCGTCGTCGGGCGCTCGTCGTCGTCAGACATCGTCGTCGACGAGCCCTACGTCTCGGCCTCGCACGCGCGCTTCACGCTGCAGGGCCCCGCCCTCGTCCTCGAGGACCTGGGATCCACCAATGGGACGCTCGTCAACGGCCATCCCATCGGGCAGGCCGTCACGCTGAGAGAGGCCGACGAGGTCCAGGTCGGTGACACCATCATGCGCGTGAGTCGCGGATGAGTACGGATCAGATACAGACGCTTCGTGCGACCGGGCCCGCCAACGCTCCCGGTCGCGCCGAGATGACCGTCGAGGGCCGCATGGGCGCAGACGCCATATCGGGCTCCAACGAGTTCCTCTCGTGGGGAACCCGTAGCGACGTGGGCCTCGTACGCAGCCACAACGAGGACTCGTTTCTTCTCCGCACGCCCCTCTTCGTGGTCTGCGACGGCATGGGCGGCCACGCCGCGGGCGAGGTCGCAAGCTCCATCGCCGTCGAGACCATCGGCGAGCAGGCGCCGGGAACCGCCGACGACGTCCTTCTGGGCGCAGCCGTCGAGGCAGCCAACCTGGCCGTCATCAAGGGGGCCGAGGACGGCGTGGGCAAGCCCGGCATGGGCTGCACCGCAACCGCGGTGCTCATCAGCAAGAACAAGATGGCCGTGGCCCATGTGGGCGACTCGCGCGCCTACATGCTCCACCACGGGACCCTCGTGCGCATCACGCACGATCACTCCTACGTCGAGGAGCTCGTGGACTCGGGGCAGATCACGGCCGACGAGGCACGCACGCACCCCTCGCGCTCCATCATCACCCGCGCGCTGGGCTCTGACCCCGACATGTACGCCGATCACTTCTCGCTCGAGGTCAGCGACGGAGACCGCGTGATTCTGTGCTCCGACGGCCTTTCGAGCATGATCCCCGACAGCGACATCGAGGCCGTGGCCGTCTCGAGCGCCACGCCGCAGCAGGCGGCGGACAACCTCGTGGGGGCAGCCCTCACGGCCGGAGGATCCGACAACGTGACCGCCCTGGTGGTCGACATCCTCAACGACGGCGTGGCGGACGCCACGCGCTCTCAGCTCACCAAGCGTATCTTCGCCATCGCGGGAATTCTGCTGGCCACCGTGGCCGTCTGCCTCGCAGGCGTGCTCTTCTTTATCAGAAACGAGTGGTACCTCGGGGTGAGCGACGGAAACGTTGCCGTCTACCAGGGCGTCAACGCAGACCTTCTGGGCCTTCCGCTCTATGATCTCGTGAGCACGAGCGCCGTCGCGACCTCCGACTTGCCCACCTCCGTGCAGGACCAGCTCGAGGCGGGAATCCGCGTCCAGAACCAGGAGAGCGCCCAGCAGACCCTCGACTCCTACAGCCAGCAAATCAGCGACGAGAAGAGCCGGGCACAGGAGGTCGCCGTGGAGGCCCGCTCGGGAAGCGATCCCACGGTCGAGACGGCAACCCCCACGGACACCACGACCTCGGACCAGAGCGAGGGCGACTGACATGAGGAGAAAACTCTACGTCAGAGGACGGACGCGCGGAGACGTCGAGGCCATGACCTCGTCCTTCTTGCCCGCAGCGGGACGTCAGCAGCACTCGCGGCGCAACACCGAGCTCTTCCTGCTCTGCCTGGCGGCCGTGCCGGTCCTGCTCCTCTACGCCCTGTACGTCCTCAACGCCAACGCCGAGGTCACGCCTTCCACGCTGGGGCTGCCCCTTGCGCTGTTCGCCGCCTTCGCCGTGGCCCACGTGGCCATTCGCTGGCTGGCGCCGGCCGCCGACCCGGCCATTCTCCCCATCGTCTTCACGCTCTCGGGGATTGGCATCACCTTCCTCACCAGGCTTGCGCCCACCCTGGCCGTCAGCCAGGTAGTCTGGCTGTTCCTCTCGGTCGCCGTCATGGTAGCCGTGCTCTTCGTGGTCAAGAACCTCGATGGGCTCACCCAGTACAAGTACACCCTGGGCTTCATAGGCATCGTCTTGCTCCTGCTCCCCATGCTCATAGGCACCGAGAAGGGCGGCTCCAAGCTCTGGATCTACATCGGGGGGTTCGGCTTCCAGCCTGGTGAGTTCGCCAAGATCTTCATCGTGCTGTTTCTGGCCTTCTACCTCGCCGGCAACCGAGAGGCCCTCTCGGTGTCCATGCGCAGCTTTGGCCCCTTCAAGCTGCCGCGCCTTCGCATGCTGATGCCCGTGTTCGTTATGTGGGGCATCAGCCTCCTGCTCGTCGTCTTCGAGAAGGACCTGGGGAGCGCCCTACTCTTCTTCGTGTTCTTTGTCATCATGCTCTACGTCTCCACGGGGCGCGTGAGCTATGTGATTGTGAGCCTGCTTCTGCTGGCCATAGGTGGGGTCGCCTGCTACTACCTGTTCAGCCACGTCCAGACCCGCGTGAACATCTGGCTCGACCCCTGGAAGGATGCCTCGGGAGGCGGCTACCAGATCGTGCAGTCCCTCTACTCGCTCGCAGACGGCGGCCTGGTGGGAACCGGCATCGGCAAGGGCTTGGCCACCATCATCCCCGTCGTCGAGAGCGACTTCATCTTCTCGGCCATCGGCGAGGAGATGGGGCTTCTGGGCGCCTCGGGCGTGCTCATCTTGTTCCTGCTTCTGTGCGTGCGCGGCTTTGCCACGGCCGCGCGGGCCAAGTCCGACTCGTCCGCCTTCGCAGCAGTCGGCCTCACGTGCGCCCTGTGCTTCCAGGCCTTTCTCATCGTGGGCGGCGTCACCAAGTTCCTGCCGCTCACGGGCGTCACGCTGCCCTTCATGAGCCAGGGCGGCACCTCGCTTCTGGCGAGCTTCGTCATCGTGGGGCTTCTGCTGCGCGCGGGCGACGAGGGCACCGGCCAGGAGACCGAGATGGCGAGCAACCCCGGTAACCCCGAGGACCGCCTGGGATCAAAGATCGCGTTTCCCGGAAGGCTCGCCGCAGCGGGGACGCATGCCGCTGACGTCGTGCGCGGAAGCCATGCGCGCGGCCACTTTGGCCTGCAGACCCCCGAGTCAGGCGTGCTCGGCCGCGTCGCGCTCGGAAAGCGCCTCACCAACCTGGTCACGGTCTTCGCCGTCCTGTTTGCCGCGCTCATAGCCAACCTGACCTACGTCCAGCAAATTGACGCGAGTCGCGTTCAGAACCTCCCCACGAACAACCACACGATCGCGAAGAGCGCCTACGTAGAACGCGGCGCCATCATCACGTCCGACGGCGTCACCCTGGCGGAGAGCGTCGAACAGGCCGATGGCACGTACCTGCGCAGCTATCCGCAGGGGACGCTCGCGCGTCACACGGTGGGCTACATCTCCACGCAGTACGGGACCACGGGCGTCGAGGCATCCATGAACGAGACCCTCACCGGCCATGCCGACTACTCGACCTGGAAGGGCGCTCTGTACTCGATGGCCGGCGTCGAGCAGTCGGGCTCCACCGTCGCGCTGACCATAAACTCGAAGATCCAGGAGGCAGCCGAGAACGCCCTGGACGGCTACACCGGTGCCATCGTGGTGCTCGACCCCAAGACCGGAGCGGTTCTGGCCAAGGCGTCCAACCCCACCTACTCGGTCGATGACCTGGACAGCATCATCTCCTCGGGCACGGGCGGACAACTCCTGGACCGCTCGACCCAGGCGCTTTACTCCCCCGGCTCCACCTTCAAGGCCATCACGCTCGCTGCCGCGCTCGACACGGGCACGGCGAACCTCACGGACGTCTACGACGCCAGCCCCGCAATCCAGATCGGCGGCGCCG
This is a stretch of genomic DNA from Thermophilibacter immobilis. It encodes these proteins:
- the serS gene encoding serine--tRNA ligase; amino-acid sequence: MLDIKFVRENPDLVDHSCASRQNAHWDRERFFELDEERRHVISEVEGLQAERNATSKKIGGLMREGKKDEAEAAKARVAANKDRIAELDARRGEVEADLFDLVSRIPNIPDPNVPYGKDDSDNPEARRWGTPREFEFEPQAHWDLGPELGIIDFDRGVKLAGTRFYLLGGLGARMERALINFMIDLHTKAGFKEWWPPVITNHDTLFGTGQLPKFEEDLYHVNPDLYLIPTAEVMLTNIHRDEVLDGAQLPLWYTAFTPCFREEAGSAGRDTRGIIRVHEFDKVEMVKFSRPEDSMDQLESMVSEAELVLQALGLPYHVVTLCTGDIGFSARKCYDLEVWLPSYNAYKEISSCSNCWDFQARRANIRYRDPSEFKGTRFVHTLNGSGLAVGRTMAAIIENYQNADGTVTVPEALRPYMGGIEAIKPE
- a CDS encoding DUF6724 family protein, coding for MQAIGNLFTWLFNDRNGVIALVLGGIVLCLVISIVMERKTKRQYFNHEKGEDDWDLFGDDEDEGEEQ
- a CDS encoding serine/threonine-protein kinase, which encodes MSDTPTIVRPGAAPKPGDTPPDEVLLGRYRVLARRGTGGFGTVCTCWDTRLQRRVAIKRMPLLSQNGTTTAEEALAEARTACMLAHPNIVTVFDFETDGSYAYLVMEYVDGLNLAELLARVEGGRLTYEECAHMLQSVTRALSFAHENRVLHLDIKPTNIMIDRQGVVKLADFGMAALASAAGYGGARGGTVGYMPPEQIEGLLVDERADVFSLAVVVWQSLTGSDPFLAPSAAASRDKIQKGPTRALSKDCPELAGEPERVLLSALAPVTSERTTSVRQLAGELLAFLGPTENGAASLSSLVEQSEQDEPAERTSWEVRHLPLNVRYPWLASALVRALTALLVLLAAHPLLSALAGESPQAMVVALLVICGASALWPPLGSALVGALLCGALLMTTPTVASFLLAALSALGLGGWWVFAGRREHLASAAVLLPCCLASPLTGAGLAGFALDPAPAALTGVVGYLMGSLFHLTSAADFAASPTVAALLVSWGRPSFWLMAAGAAACAAVSSAVALRGSMAAGVTGQSLGLMCIILFEVLAARMENSGIWMPPDGESVALAVILFVFLCIATVLRGPLFEEREGEDINEFPQ
- a CDS encoding FhaA domain-containing protein, which codes for MSFLSDFEGRIGSVFGAAPQGYTEPFSFKKLAKRAAREMENETYEIDGVDTAPALYTVLVSSSDDALMRPLYEQITYEISTLMTAQAQKKNYAFVGNPLVRFMVDPSLKSGKFAVFAENVDSRTLTRLREEERAFLGGNSSVGGAAAQIQRRGPQPQASRPARHEEAPLSTPLVTPASVPFSDTDAGLGVVPGDFDEPLPVASASASTPMPVAVANAPVVAEGARPMSIPVPQTQRRNVPLVDPHHAAAQTSTESPAAYAAPVVETSGHGVADVRARASASAPRATCLLIDRQTGRTFTGTAPSAVIGRERSQAQIVLRDPNVSRRHAELSFDGRDWHVTDLNSTNGTLVNDVDVTDCVLRDGDLLTVGLVNLEFRENLQ
- a CDS encoding FHA domain-containing protein yields the protein MIDLVLFLGRVLLVVVLYVFLFAVMRTGVGLVRGQRRDTAIWAVDVEKGTRLLRGLHVDILGPVVVGRSSSSDIVVDEPYVSASHARFTLQGPALVLEDLGSTNGTLVNGHPIGQAVTLREADEVQVGDTIMRVSRG
- a CDS encoding Stp1/IreP family PP2C-type Ser/Thr phosphatase, whose product is MSTDQIQTLRATGPANAPGRAEMTVEGRMGADAISGSNEFLSWGTRSDVGLVRSHNEDSFLLRTPLFVVCDGMGGHAAGEVASSIAVETIGEQAPGTADDVLLGAAVEAANLAVIKGAEDGVGKPGMGCTATAVLISKNKMAVAHVGDSRAYMLHHGTLVRITHDHSYVEELVDSGQITADEARTHPSRSIITRALGSDPDMYADHFSLEVSDGDRVILCSDGLSSMIPDSDIEAVAVSSATPQQAADNLVGAALTAGGSDNVTALVVDILNDGVADATRSQLTKRIFAIAGILLATVAVCLAGVLFFIRNEWYLGVSDGNVAVYQGVNADLLGLPLYDLVSTSAVATSDLPTSVQDQLEAGIRVQNQESAQQTLDSYSQQISDEKSRAQEVAVEARSGSDPTVETATPTDTTTSDQSEGD
- a CDS encoding FtsW/RodA/SpoVE family cell cycle protein, coding for MTSSFLPAAGRQQHSRRNTELFLLCLAAVPVLLLYALYVLNANAEVTPSTLGLPLALFAAFAVAHVAIRWLAPAADPAILPIVFTLSGIGITFLTRLAPTLAVSQVVWLFLSVAVMVAVLFVVKNLDGLTQYKYTLGFIGIVLLLLPMLIGTEKGGSKLWIYIGGFGFQPGEFAKIFIVLFLAFYLAGNREALSVSMRSFGPFKLPRLRMLMPVFVMWGISLLLVVFEKDLGSALLFFVFFVIMLYVSTGRVSYVIVSLLLLAIGGVACYYLFSHVQTRVNIWLDPWKDASGGGYQIVQSLYSLADGGLVGTGIGKGLATIIPVVESDFIFSAIGEEMGLLGASGVLILFLLLCVRGFATAARAKSDSSAFAAVGLTCALCFQAFLIVGGVTKFLPLTGVTLPFMSQGGTSLLASFVIVGLLLRAGDEGTGQETEMASNPGNPEDRLGSKIAFPGRLAAAGTHAADVVRGSHARGHFGLQTPESGVLGRVALGKRLTNLVTVFAVLFAALIANLTYVQQIDASRVQNLPTNNHTIAKSAYVERGAIITSDGVTLAESVEQADGTYLRSYPQGTLARHTVGYISTQYGTTGVEASMNETLTGHADYSTWKGALYSMAGVEQSGSTVALTINSKIQEAAENALDGYTGAIVVLDPKTGAVLAKASNPTYSVDDLDSIISSGTGGQLLDRSTQALYSPGSTFKAITLAAALDTGTANLTDVYDASPAIQIGGAEISNYGYYDYGAPTLKEALALSSNTVFAQVGSEVGASTLVRYADAFGYGQALGQDFSCVTSLMPDPAEMTEWETAWAACGQPVGQHASPAGPQTTIMQNAVVAQTIANGGVTMNPYVVDHILSPEGTTTSTTTARSLGQAISADTASQLKEAMLGVVDHGTGQRAQITGTQVAGKTGTAQVENGNINSFFIGFAPYDNPTLVISVCVEGQGEDVEGFAASLAGQVLASSLNVQSSGSDT